From the genome of Thermococcus sp. EP1:
GGATTTTGATGAAGCTATGAAGAAAGTCAAACCCAGCATAACAAAATACATGCTTGACTATTATCGCCAGTTTGAAGAAAGTAGAAAGGGAGCTAGGGGAGAGGAACGTAGGGAAGTAGACTATTTCACTCTTTGATTTTTCAATTTTAGAAAAGATTTTATAGAAAAAAGTCGATTTTCACTATAGGCAAAAGCTGGGGGGTATAAAATGGTAAAGGTCAGAGCATCAAAACTTAGGGATATGGAGATTATAACTGATACCGGAATAAGACTTGGATGGCTCTACGATTTAAGCTTTGATGAAGAGACAGGAGAAATTTTAGTTATAGTAGCTGAACCAGATGAGGACTTGGACACAAGTGAGTTTGTTACCGATCATGAAGGTCTTCTTTTGATACCCATGAAAGCTGTTAAGAGCATTGGAGAGTTTATAGTCGTAGATCACAACAAACTTGCAGTCAAATCGAAGCTCAGGAGAATTTCACTTATTAAAGAAAAACTCCAAGGGTCTTGATCCTTTTCAAGTCTTTTTCTTCTTGTAGGGTTGTGATGAAGTGAAATCTTCGTTATTTCATCTTGTACAGCTGAGTTTCTCCATTTTCTCTGTATTTGGTTCTTAAAACCACAAGGTTTATATAGATGTAAAGGAAACTTTACGTAAAGGAAATTTTACATGGTGGCGAAAATGGAAAAGTGGAAAGTGGGAGGATACCGAATATTAGTCTTAATCTTAGCCTTTGTCCTTGTGAGCTTGGTTATTCTCTCACGAATATGTAAAAACCTGGAAGGAGCATATTATCTGGCTTTAGGGCCAATGGTGGTTGTGTCTATCCTTAAGATAGGATTCAGATGTTATTATAGGGGAGTGATGTGAATGATAAATGATAGTCTTTTCCTGTTCATAGTGATAGCCACGGTGGTTTACTGGTTTATCTTTTATCGTTTCATGAAGGAAACTGGACAAATGAAGGACGAACGCGGAAGGCACATAAACCAAATGGCATCGGAAGCAACGCTCATAATAGTTCAAATGCTACTTCTCATTGGCCTCCTTGCCGTTGAGGTGTTTAAATGGCTCGATGCAGGCAAAATGCTCGCATTCGTCTATGTGGTGGCAATATTCGGACACACTCTAGTGAGATACTACTATGTGAGGGTGATGTAAATGAAGCTGAAGTATGAATATCTGCTTGGAATTATTATAACTGGGATGATCATTGGGTTGGCATATTCCACCAAATCGGGAAAGGCATTACTAGCAATGGGAATATTTCTTCTTGGTGTTCTTCTTGTCTATGTTTTAAGTTGGTACTATAATTTGAGGGTTGAAAGGATAGAAGACGAGAGAACAAAGCTAATAGAGGCAAAGAGCACAAGGAATGGATATATAGCAATGAGTATTCTCCTATTTCTTGAGTATCTCTGGGAATATAGTAGAGGGAACACTGAATTAGCGATGAAGCTCTTGATACCACTCGCTCTTGGTGCTTTAGTACTTATTATATCTCAATACCGCTACGAGCGGGTGATGTGATTGTACCTTTAGAGCCTTGTTGAGGGGTTAGTGATGAAAAACAGAAAAATTTGGAATGTTTCATTTGTGGTCATGATTTTTCTTGCCTTCCTCTCGGTGTACTTTATAAAATCCAAAAATCCTCATGGGGCAGTAATATCAGCAGCACTCTCTATTGCTGTCATATATATAGGAATGAAGCTTGCTGGGATTGAAAGGAGCATAAAGGAGCTTAAGATTTCATCAACAACTTTTGAGATCTACATGGCTATTATTTTGTTATGGTTTGTGTGGAGAGCAGGAACTCTTTATGGGACTCCTCACTTTAAGGAGTTTATAACACTCTCTAGAAATATAATAACCCTTGCAATATCGATACATCTTGGAGTTAGGCTTTATTACTGGATTAAGGGTGAAACAAAATGAAGAATCGTCTCCGTGAACTTCGGGAGTGGAAAGGATTGACGCAGGAAGATTTAGCTAAAGCACTTGGAGTGACAAGACAAACAATAATAGCGATTGAAAAAGGTAAGTATAATCCCTCTCTTGAATTGGCTTTTAAAATAGCGAAGTTTTTTAAAGTTAAAATTGAGGACATATTTATTTATGAGGAAAGGATAGGAGGGCCTTAAATGGCTGCTGTCAAAGTGGAAAACCTTGAGAAGGATTATGGAAAAGTTAAAGCCCTCAAGGGGATAAGTTTTGAAATTAGAAAGGGTGAGATATTTGGCCTTATAGGCCCAAATGGTGCTGGAAAAAGTACAACTCTAAAAATCTTGGCGACGTTATTAACTCCTACTGGCGGAAAAGCAGAAATTTTTGGTCATGATGTAGTTAAAGAAGCAGAAGAAGTTAGGAAGCTTATAAGCTACCTCCCAGAGGAGGCGGGGGCATATAAAAATCTTAAGGGAATCGAGTATCTTCAGTTCATGGCGAAGCTATATGCTAAAACGGGTAAAAGTTATGATGAAATGCTTGAAATGGGGATAAAGCTTAGTGGTCTTGGAGAAAGATTAAACGATAAGATTTCCACTTACTCAAAGGGTATGACACGGAAATTACTATTGGCTCGGGCTTTAATGGTCAAGCCAAAATTGGGAATTCTTGATGAACCTGCAAGCGGTCTTGATGTAGTTAATGCTTACTCCATAAGGCAAACTATACGAAGATTCGCGAGGGAGAAAGGCATTACATTTCTTGTTTCAAGTCACAACATGCTTGAAGTTGAGTTTCTCTGTGATAGAGTTGCCCTTATCAATAAAGGAGTTATAGTAGACGTTGGGACTCCAAAAGAGTTGAAAGAGAAATACAATGCAGAGAATCTCGAAGAGGTCTTCATGAGTATAGTAGGGGAAAGCAGAGAGGCTTTGGAGGTGTTTGGATGAGTGATTTTTGGGTAATAGTTACGAAAGAGCTTAAAGACCTCTTGAGAGACAAGGCATTAATATTTGGGATAATCATAGTTCCTCTTATTATTTATCCTGCGTTAGGTCAGATGATGCAGGTAGGATTTGAACAAGCACAAAAGGAAACTAAAGTAGTTTTAGTAAATTTTGATGATGGTGAATATGGTTCTCTGCTTATAAAAGCCTTAGAAGCTGCTCCAAACGTAACAGTAACTAAGATAGAGGCGTTAACCCTTGATGAGGCTCTTAAAAAGGCCCAAGAAGGAGACCATAACATGATTGTAATAATTCCTAGAAACTTTTCGATAGCTATAGAAAACAACCAAAAAGCCCAAGTAGAGGTTTATGGGATTATAAAGGGCATAAGTGGGGGTATAAGAGAAGCAGTGAGTGAGGGAAGAATTAATGCCATTCTAACAGTTTTAAATGAATATCTTGCAAAGTTAAAAATAGAGCAAAATATAGAAGGAAATCCAGAGGCAATTTTAAAACCAATAGATGCCAGGAGTTACACTGTTATTAAGGGTCAGGTGGTTCCAGTTCCGCCGTCTTTGGTTTCCAACATTATAACGTCTCAATCATTTTCGATGCCTATCGTAATATTCATTATGATAATATTGGTAGCTCAAATGTCAGCTGGAACAATGGCAATGGAAAAGGAAAACAAAACTCTTGAAACCCTGTTAACGCTTCCTGTGAAAAGGATAACCATTGTAGCTGGTAAGATGATGGGGACAGCAGTAGTTGGAATAATTGCAGCTATAGCGTACATGATAGGCATGAGAAACTATCTCGGAAGCTTGACTTCTGCATCTGGTGAAATTGGAATTCCCCTTGAGGAACTGGGTTTGAAAGTAACACCACTAGGAGTCATGTTATTTGTTCTTATAATGTTCTTGGCAATGGTATTTGCTTTAAGTTTTGCAATGTTACTCGCGGTTTTTGCAGAAGACACAAAAAGTGCAAATGCTGTTGTAAGTGCTGGGATAATGCCTTTGGCATTTCCAACGTTTATTTTAATGTTTGCAGACATAGAAACACTTCCAGTTGCTATCAAATATCTCATATTAGCAATACCCTTCAGCCATCCAGTGTTAGCTTCAAAGGCGATGCTTATGGGAGAATACTCTACCATGTATACTAGCGTGATTTATCTTTCCGTAATAGCAGCAATAACGTTATCTGTGACAGCGAAGTTTTTCACAACAGAAAAGATTCTTACAGCAAAGTTTAGGTTTGGAAGAAAGAAGTAACCTTTTTTCTTTTAAACTAATCCAACAAACTGAAATATCTTAAACATTGCAAGGGATATTACGATCGCAGTGGTTGGTGTAGCTACCCATCCAACAGCTATTTCTCTCACAACTTCTTTTTCTATACCTCTTCCACTGGCAAGCCCTACCCCTATTACTCCCCCTACGATGGCTTGGCTCGAACTTACAGGAAGCCCAAACATATTAGCTAAACTAACTGCTATAGCAGAACTAAATTGGGCGGAAAAAGCAGATATTGGACCTAAAGAGGTTATCTTCCTGCCCACAGTATACATGACGGCATAACTAAAGGTTAATGCTCCCAAAGCTAAGCTTAAGGCTCCAAACATCCCAGCGGTTTTAGGATCAAAAAATCCAGCTCCTACTAGGGGACCAGTTGCATTCGCAACTTCATTAGCACCAAAATTAAAAGCCATATAAGAACCTCCGAGAACCGCAAGCCACTTATAGAGAAACTCTATTCTTTTTAGGCTTTTAATTCTATTAACAATTTTTCCGTAGAACTTGAGAAGGATTAAACCGAAAATTGCAGCTAAAATAGGAGAAATAATCCATGCAGCACCAATTTTAATGAGTGTTTCCCATTTTATAGGGGCACTTATAGCGATTCCAACTCCTACAACTCCTCCTACAATTGCTTGAGTGGTGGAAACTGGAAGTCCTTTTATTGTGGCTATGGTTACCCAAACTCCTGCTGC
Proteins encoded in this window:
- a CDS encoding ABC transporter permease; this translates as MSDFWVIVTKELKDLLRDKALIFGIIIVPLIIYPALGQMMQVGFEQAQKETKVVLVNFDDGEYGSLLIKALEAAPNVTVTKIEALTLDEALKKAQEGDHNMIVIIPRNFSIAIENNQKAQVEVYGIIKGISGGIREAVSEGRINAILTVLNEYLAKLKIEQNIEGNPEAILKPIDARSYTVIKGQVVPVPPSLVSNIITSQSFSMPIVIFIMIILVAQMSAGTMAMEKENKTLETLLTLPVKRITIVAGKMMGTAVVGIIAAIAYMIGMRNYLGSLTSASGEIGIPLEELGLKVTPLGVMLFVLIMFLAMVFALSFAMLLAVFAEDTKSANAVVSAGIMPLAFPTFILMFADIETLPVAIKYLILAIPFSHPVLASKAMLMGEYSTMYTSVIYLSVIAAITLSVTAKFFTTEKILTAKFRFGRKK
- a CDS encoding DUF2178 domain-containing protein, which codes for MKLKYEYLLGIIITGMIIGLAYSTKSGKALLAMGIFLLGVLLVYVLSWYYNLRVERIEDERTKLIEAKSTRNGYIAMSILLFLEYLWEYSRGNTELAMKLLIPLALGALVLIISQYRYERVM
- a CDS encoding ABC transporter ATP-binding protein → MAAVKVENLEKDYGKVKALKGISFEIRKGEIFGLIGPNGAGKSTTLKILATLLTPTGGKAEIFGHDVVKEAEEVRKLISYLPEEAGAYKNLKGIEYLQFMAKLYAKTGKSYDEMLEMGIKLSGLGERLNDKISTYSKGMTRKLLLARALMVKPKLGILDEPASGLDVVNAYSIRQTIRRFAREKGITFLVSSHNMLEVEFLCDRVALINKGVIVDVGTPKELKEKYNAENLEEVFMSIVGESREALEVFG
- a CDS encoding PRC-barrel domain-containing protein, whose translation is MVKVRASKLRDMEIITDTGIRLGWLYDLSFDEETGEILVIVAEPDEDLDTSEFVTDHEGLLLIPMKAVKSIGEFIVVDHNKLAVKSKLRRISLIKEKLQGS
- a CDS encoding DUF2178 domain-containing protein, whose protein sequence is MINDSLFLFIVIATVVYWFIFYRFMKETGQMKDERGRHINQMASEATLIIVQMLLLIGLLAVEVFKWLDAGKMLAFVYVVAIFGHTLVRYYYVRVM
- a CDS encoding inorganic phosphate transporter; this translates as MEAVMLAAVAIGFYIAWNIGANDSANAMGTAIGAGLLSFRQATLTITIFVMLGAYLKGDKVMKTIGKGIVPPEYLSLELAIIALLAAGVWVTIATIKGLPVSTTQAIVGGVVGVGIAISAPIKWETLIKIGAAWIISPILAAIFGLILLKFYGKIVNRIKSLKRIEFLYKWLAVLGGSYMAFNFGANEVANATGPLVGAGFFDPKTAGMFGALSLALGALTFSYAVMYTVGRKITSLGPISAFSAQFSSAIAVSLANMFGLPVSSSQAIVGGVIGVGLASGRGIEKEVVREIAVGWVATPTTAIVISLAMFKIFQFVGLV
- a CDS encoding helix-turn-helix transcriptional regulator codes for the protein MKNRLRELREWKGLTQEDLAKALGVTRQTIIAIEKGKYNPSLELAFKIAKFFKVKIEDIFIYEERIGGP